The following proteins come from a genomic window of Aspergillus luchuensis IFO 4308 DNA, chromosome 3, nearly complete sequence:
- a CDS encoding uncharacterized protein (COG:K;~EggNog:ENOG410PNS8;~InterPro:IPR011598,IPR036638;~PFAM:PF00010;~go_function: GO:0046983 - protein dimerization activity [Evidence IEA]) — MSRSRLPPTPAMSGEFIVKDNASVDASDPFALPPAAISPSKMQAASRRPSKSDPSASFPASPASPNPALGIMANSPRQTGVKRPLEDFNLPPPPTRTRKIIQMKPKTQSPPKPTAAANKASTKENGKTPANNGASTNSKKKQPSATSAAGRKIARKTAHSLIERRRRSKMNEEFGTLKDMIPACKGQDMHKLAILQASIDYVNYLEQCILDLKTAGNRHTIASPRMPPAPPSPTSPEALAEESGLSSASVSPELPPTDAATDTISPVFSPRSGGPTGNAPNFSSITPSPALGPTHPSDNPSRSERGSWAMSSSSTSPVIQPRYSIASSADVDHEASAALLMLNRDCRGSVGSVHDVPTNSTTRHGHPHTQDPQRKIGMSVKDLLIS; from the exons ATGTCACGCTCTCGTCTACCACCAACCCCTGCCATGTCGGGGGAGTTCATAGTCAAGGACAATGCATCGGTGGACGCTTCAGATCCATTCGCATTGCCTCCAGCTGCCATCAGTCCATCCAAGATGCAAGCTGCTAGCAGAAGGCCATCCAAATCGGATCCATCCGCTTCCTTTCCAGCGTCTCCAGCATCGCCGAATCCTGCACTGGGTATCATGGCAAATTCCCCGCGTCAGACTGGTGTCAAGAGACCTCTCGAAGACTTTaaccttccaccaccccccacaCGCACTCGCAAAATCATTCAGATGAAGCCCAAGACGCAGAGTCCGCCAAAGCCGACCGCAGCAGCCAACAAAGCATCCACAAAAGAGAATGGCAAAACGCCAGCAAATAATGGTGCCTCGACCAAttccaagaagaaacaacCCAGCGCAACTAGTGCAGCGGGCCGGAAGATTGCTAGGAAGACAGCTCACAGTTTGATCGAACGGAGGCGGAGGTCTAAAATGAACGAAGAATTTGGAACCCTGAAAGACATGATCCCGGCGTGCAAAGGGCAGGACATGCACAAACTCGCCATTTTACAG GCAAGTATTGATTACGTCAATTATCTGGAACAATGTATACTCGATCTGAAAACTGCCGGTAATCGACACACAATTGCCTCGCCGCGAATGCCTCCTGCCCCTCCTTCACCAACGTCTCCGGAGGCTCTGGCAGAAGAGTCGGGCCTTTCATCGGCTTCCGTGTCTCCGGAACTACCTCCCACCGATGCTGCCACGGATACAATCTCCCCGGTGTTTTCCCCCCGAAGTGGTGGTCCTACCGGGAATGCACCCAATTTTTCGTCCATCACACCAAGCCCGGCACTGGGCCCAACCCACCCATCCGACAATCCGTCGCGTTCTGAGCGTGGCTCCTGGGCtatgtcttcttccagcaccTCCCCAGTGATCCAGCCTAGGTATTCCATAGCGTCTTCTGCCGATGTGGATCACGAAGCCTCTGCTGCCCTACTAATGCTGAACCGGGACTGCCGGGGATCTGTCGGCTCGGTCCACGACGTGCCCACCAATTCCACTACCCGGCATGGGCATCCCCACACCCAAGACCCACAAAGGAAGATCGGGATGAGCGTTAAAGACTTGCTCATCTCCTAG